The genomic window CTTAAAGTAATTGAAAAGAGTTGATAATGGCAGTTCCGATGGCAAGGATACATTTACTTTATCTTGTAATATCAAATGGCCTGAATTGGTTCTTATTTCATTTGGTAAAGGAATAAGGCTGTATGTTTTTTTCAGATTTTTATTCCCATTACTAGTGGAACAAGAAATAAAAACCAATGTTATACAAAGAATACTAAAAAAATATTTTTTCATAATGTTGCTGCCAATAAGTGAGGATGCTCTTGTGATGTTTTTATTTTTTTCTATTGTTAGTATTGAATAAATCCTACTGTAACTGAATACGTACCAATATGGGGGTATGGTCTGATAAGAATTGCTTATTTTCGGTTTCTGCCAAAATACCATGTTTTAATACTTCAACATCCTTACTCACAAAAATATAATCTATCAGAGGGCGCTTTTCGTAAGGGATTCTTCCGAAATTATGGAAAGTCCATGAAGGACCATATACTATGGGTGAAACCGCGCGGGAATCGATTAAATGGTTAGCATTAGATTTATCTGTTATTTGATTGATAACATCCGATTCGGGCTTGGCATTAAAATCGCCCATAAGAATAATGGGTAAGTCGTTTGAAAGTTCAGCAAGTCTGTCGAGTATTAACTTTACACCCTCTCTACGGGCAGTTACTCCAACATGATCTAAGTGCGTGTTTAAGGCTATAAGTGTATTTCCTGACGCTTTATCTTTCAATTTCGCCCACGAAGCAATTCTTTCACATGCTCCGTCCCAACCTCTGGAACCGGCAACTTCGGGTGTTTCGCTCAACCAGAAATAACCGGAGTCGAGAACAGAAAAGCGTTCTTTTTTATAAAAAAGAGCACTGTATTCTCCCTTTTCTTTGCCATCTTCACGACCTACGCCAACGGATTCATAACCAGGTAATAATCGTTTTAAATCTTTCATTTGATTGTGCAATACTTCTTGTGTGCCAAGTATATCCGCATCGTAGAACAAAATTGAATTGGCAACACGCTCTTTTCTATTTTGCCAATTATTCAAGCTATCTCCCGGGTTATCATACCTGACATTAAAAGTCATTACATTTAATTGTACAGATGAATCAACTTGTTTGTTTATGTTACAGCACGCCATAGCGAGAAAGGATAATAGAAGTAAAGAAATATTTTTCATAACAATTATTTTTAATGATTATTAATTTAAAAAGTGAGGGTGTGAAGATAAAAACTCTTTTTATGAACTATCGATGCCCAATATAAATACTCTTCTTCGTAATGTAAAAATAATACAGTGTGTAGGGATAAAACCCATTACTCAATACTATTGCACCATTTTTGGAGCATTGAATATCATTTGAGGGGCTTAATTTAGCTTTTGTGGCTCGAATAGATCGTTATTAATTGGTACAGATCTATTCTTTAAAATACATATCATATTTTGAATCAAGTTGCACATGGTTTATATTCAGTGTTTTTAATTGTTGCACAATTTCTTTAACCACTGTTTCTTCTTTATCTTTTGGAATTGCCCATTCATTAATAACCCCGACAATCATAATTCCATTATCTTTTGCCCATCTTGCATCCTGGGCCGATGGATTTCCGAAGTAGTAATAATTGTCAGGATCGTAATCTTTACCTTGCATATTGGTTTCAAGCTGTTCTCTGGTACAGCTTAATCGTACTTTTCCTGTAAAAAAATCTGTAGTAGCTGATGTGCCAATCATTAAGGCATTTTCTCTCAAATTATAGGTGTCAAGTAAGTCAATTATTTTTTCGCAAACAGCTTTGTCGTAGCCTTTAATCTTATTATCAATCATTATGTTCATGCCTGTTCTTTGACATAGGTGAAAAACATCCTCTAGTTTTTGTATGGATGTTCCTCTGTCAGACTTAAGTAAAGCTATTTCATCCCAGGTCATGTCGGCTACATTTTTATCAACATTAAAATACTTCTGTAAGTTTTTGTCGTGATGTGTAATG from Saccharicrinis carchari includes these protein-coding regions:
- a CDS encoding endonuclease/exonuclease/phosphatase family protein, which translates into the protein MTFNVRYDNPGDSLNNWQNRKERVANSILFYDADILGTQEVLHNQMKDLKRLLPGYESVGVGREDGKEKGEYSALFYKKERFSVLDSGYFWLSETPEVAGSRGWDGACERIASWAKLKDKASGNTLIALNTHLDHVGVTARREGVKLILDRLAELSNDLPIILMGDFNAKPESDVINQITDKSNANHLIDSRAVSPIVYGPSWTFHNFGRIPYEKRPLIDYIFVSKDVEVLKHGILAETENKQFLSDHTPILVRIQLQ
- a CDS encoding glycerophosphodiester phosphodiesterase, whose product is MKHFFSSIALLFLCSLSLLSAQETDTKYHLIAHRGGIVDTKTPENSKEALLRAIENNYWMVEVDMRLTKDGVLITHHDKNLQKYFNVDKNVADMTWDEIALLKSDRGTSIQKLEDVFHLCQRTGMNIMIDNKIKGYDKAVCEKIIDLLDTYNLRENALMIGTSATTDFFTGKVRLSCTREQLETNMQGKDYDPDNYYYFGNPSAQDARWAKDNGIMIVGVINEWAIPKDKEETVVKEIVQQLKTLNINHVQLDSKYDMYFKE